One Tolypothrix bouteillei VB521301 DNA window includes the following coding sequences:
- a CDS encoding FGGY-family carbohydrate kinase, which yields MSLYLGIDFGTSGARATVIDKETCTQFEGRYPFDMLKAFDLAHDWKNALFTLLEGIPRELRQEVRAIAINGTSSTVLLCDSEGQPVDTPLLYNDARGSVVMNELKAVAPPNHTVLSATSSLTKLLWMSQLPSFTEATYFLHQADWLAFLLHGQLGISDYHNALKLGYDVEKLEYPDWLKQLQIPVRLPKVIAPGTPIVELRADIADKLGFRRDCLVCAGTTDSIAAFLASDATLPGEAVTSLGSTLVLKLLSRTRVDDARYGIYSHRLGDLWLTGGASNTGGAVLKQFFTTEELESLSQEIDGLKASQLDYYPLLKPGERFPMNDPNLSPRLEPRPDTQVEFLHGLLESIARIEARGYELLQDLGADKLTRVYTAGGGAGNRVWRIIRGRLLQVPVECSVNAEAAFGTALLAMRGISSFGKP from the coding sequence ATGAGCTTGTATTTGGGCATAGACTTCGGGACATCAGGTGCAAGGGCTACAGTCATTGACAAAGAAACTTGTACCCAGTTTGAGGGACGCTATCCCTTCGATATGTTAAAAGCCTTTGACTTAGCACACGACTGGAAAAACGCTTTATTCACCTTGCTTGAGGGAATTCCAAGGGAGTTAAGGCAAGAAGTTAGAGCGATCGCAATTAATGGTACATCTTCGACAGTTTTGTTGTGTGACAGCGAGGGTCAACCAGTGGATACACCTTTGTTGTACAACGATGCACGAGGATCTGTGGTGATGAACGAGTTAAAAGCGGTAGCTCCTCCCAATCATACAGTTTTAAGTGCGACTTCCAGCCTTACCAAACTTTTATGGATGTCACAATTGCCATCTTTTACGGAAGCAACGTACTTCCTGCACCAAGCAGACTGGCTGGCATTTCTTTTACACGGGCAATTAGGTATTAGCGATTACCACAATGCACTAAAGTTGGGTTATGACGTAGAAAAGTTAGAATATCCCGATTGGCTCAAACAATTGCAAATTCCAGTTCGCCTGCCAAAAGTCATCGCTCCCGGTACACCCATTGTAGAACTACGTGCTGACATTGCGGATAAGTTGGGTTTTCGTCGCGATTGCTTGGTTTGTGCGGGTACAACTGATAGTATTGCAGCTTTTCTTGCCAGTGATGCAACACTCCCTGGTGAAGCAGTGACATCTCTAGGATCGACACTGGTACTTAAGCTGTTAAGCCGGACTCGTGTAGATGATGCAAGATACGGAATTTACAGCCACCGCTTGGGGGATTTGTGGTTGACCGGAGGTGCTTCTAACACTGGGGGTGCAGTCCTCAAGCAATTTTTTACAACTGAGGAGTTAGAAAGCCTCAGCCAAGAAATTGATGGGTTGAAAGCAAGTCAGTTGGATTACTACCCGTTATTAAAGCCAGGGGAGAGATTTCCCATGAACGATCCAAATTTGTCTCCACGATTGGAACCGCGTCCGGATACCCAGGTGGAATTTTTGCATGGGTTGTTAGAAAGCATTGCTCGGATAGAAGCACGGGGATATGAGTTGTTGCAGGATTTAGGGGCTGATAAGTTAACTCGTGTTTACACGGCTGGAGGTGGTGCGGGTAATCGTGTTTGGAGAATCATTCGGGGGCGTCTTTTGCAGGTACCCGTTGAGTGTTCTGTGAATGCAGAAGCGGCTTTTGGAACAGCTCTGTTGGCAATGCGGGGGATTTCATCATTTGGGAAGCCTTGA
- the psaM gene encoding photosystem I reaction center subunit XII — translation MSIANLLYLAEITSISDTQVYIALVVALIPGVLAWRLATSLYNS, via the coding sequence ATGTCGATAGCAAATCTGCTCTATCTGGCAGAAATTACTAGTATTTCAGACACTCAAGTGTACATCGCTCTTGTTGTCGCGCTTATCCCAGGTGTTCTAGCTTGGCGTTTAGCAACATCACTTTATAATTCGTAA
- a CDS encoding Gfo/Idh/MocA family protein has translation MIGVAVVGTGFGQKVHIPGLKAHPHTEVVAVYNRDLDKAKAIAQSYNIPHACNAVEDIVRLPEVQAVSISTPPFLHYEMAKIVLQSGKHLLLEKPVTMNAAEAQELYELAKQKSVIASVDFEFRFVPGWQLFSELLSQDLVGSKRFIKIDWLGSSRADATRPWNWYSRKDQGGGALGSLGSHTFDYIHWLFGPVRRLNAHFSTAIAQRPDSKTGEFKPVETDDTCMLTLELADGTPCQVSISAVVHAHRTHWVEVYGERGSLVLGSENQKDYIHGFHVWASSPGKPLSEVEIPNRLLFPKNFADGRISAFVRVVDQWVRGIERKQQTVPSLKEGIYSQLLMDISQESNTRSTWVDVPSLEEFLNK, from the coding sequence GTGATTGGCGTTGCAGTTGTTGGCACGGGATTTGGGCAAAAAGTTCACATACCTGGATTGAAAGCTCATCCTCACACAGAAGTAGTTGCTGTCTACAATCGAGATTTAGATAAAGCAAAAGCGATCGCACAATCTTACAATATTCCCCATGCCTGCAATGCGGTAGAAGACATTGTTCGATTACCTGAAGTACAAGCCGTCAGTATTTCCACACCGCCATTTTTACATTATGAAATGGCAAAAATTGTGCTGCAATCCGGGAAACACCTACTATTAGAAAAACCCGTCACCATGAATGCAGCTGAGGCTCAAGAACTGTATGAGTTAGCCAAACAAAAGAGCGTTATTGCTTCTGTAGATTTTGAATTTCGTTTTGTACCGGGTTGGCAATTGTTTTCCGAACTCTTGTCTCAAGATTTAGTTGGTTCCAAGCGTTTCATTAAAATTGATTGGTTGGGTTCTTCTCGTGCGGATGCAACACGTCCCTGGAATTGGTACTCTCGTAAAGACCAAGGAGGGGGTGCATTAGGTTCTTTGGGTTCCCATACTTTTGATTACATTCACTGGTTGTTTGGTCCTGTACGCAGATTGAACGCTCATTTCAGTACCGCCATTGCTCAAAGACCAGACTCCAAGACGGGAGAATTCAAGCCAGTGGAAACAGATGATACCTGTATGCTGACCCTGGAATTAGCAGATGGAACTCCTTGTCAAGTCTCCATTAGTGCTGTAGTACACGCACACCGCACCCATTGGGTAGAAGTTTATGGAGAGCGCGGTAGTTTAGTGTTGGGGAGTGAAAATCAAAAGGACTACATCCACGGATTTCACGTTTGGGCTTCGAGTCCCGGTAAACCTTTGTCTGAAGTAGAAATACCCAATCGGTTGTTATTTCCAAAAAACTTTGCTGATGGTCGAATTTCTGCGTTTGTGAGAGTTGTAGACCAATGGGTTCGGGGAATTGAACGCAAGCAGCAAACAGTTCCGTCTTTGAAAGAAGGTATTTATTCTCAATTATTGATGGACATATCACAAGAATCAAATACTAGGTCAACTTGGGTCGATGTCCCTTCTTTAGAAGAATTTTTAAATAAGTAA
- a CDS encoding PstS family phosphate ABC transporter substrate-binding protein: MSSCIPLKHQVLPNLLILLALSMTACSGAREKEKQVSIDGGSVGYPLHQAVAEEFKKVKADAQISVASSGTGGGISKFCSGQIDIAGASRSIKKEEIEACRKKRIEFVELPVALDGIAVIANHNNTFLKCLSIQELSKIWSPKSTNKVTRWNQVNSKFPNRAMKLYAPASDTGTFDYFTQAINKKAKVSRTDYTPSHNQNVLVQGIAGDETALGYVGISYYLSNQDKLHLVAVQNLEGHCETPNPPSKVANNTYTPLSRPLFIYVNKKALDSKPSVRDFVSFYLDNSKKWVRESGYVELTDEAYAKTKQRFLVEKTGSNFKDAKPGQPITKYL, from the coding sequence ATGTCATCTTGTATTCCATTAAAACATCAAGTTTTACCAAACTTACTCATATTGCTTGCCTTAAGCATGACTGCTTGTAGTGGTGCTCGAGAGAAGGAAAAGCAGGTCAGTATTGATGGTGGATCTGTCGGCTATCCTCTCCATCAGGCTGTTGCAGAGGAATTCAAAAAGGTCAAAGCAGATGCTCAGATCAGTGTCGCTTCTAGCGGTACTGGTGGGGGTATAAGTAAGTTCTGTTCCGGTCAAATAGATATCGCTGGTGCTTCACGTTCCATTAAAAAAGAAGAAATTGAAGCTTGTCGTAAGAAAAGGATTGAATTTGTCGAATTACCTGTAGCGCTTGATGGAATAGCTGTCATAGCAAACCACAACAATACATTTTTGAAATGTTTGTCTATCCAAGAACTTAGCAAGATTTGGAGTCCTAAATCAACGAATAAGGTTACCCGATGGAATCAAGTAAACTCAAAATTTCCCAATCGCGCCATGAAGCTTTACGCACCCGCTTCCGATACAGGAACGTTTGACTATTTTACACAAGCCATCAATAAGAAGGCTAAAGTCAGCCGCACAGACTACACTCCGAGCCACAACCAAAACGTACTAGTTCAGGGGATCGCGGGGGATGAGACAGCACTGGGATATGTTGGGATTTCATACTATCTATCAAATCAAGATAAGCTGCATTTAGTAGCCGTACAAAATTTAGAAGGACATTGTGAAACACCCAATCCTCCCTCAAAAGTTGCTAACAACACATACACACCTTTGTCACGTCCTCTTTTTATCTATGTCAACAAGAAAGCTCTAGACAGCAAACCATCTGTCAGAGATTTTGTAAGTTTTTATTTAGACAATTCTAAAAAATGGGTTCGTGAATCAGGCTACGTTGAACTTACCGATGAAGCATATGCCAAGACAAAACAGAGGTTTCTTGTTGAGAAAACGGGGTCTAATTTTAAAGATGCAAAACCAGGTCAGCCTATTACAAAGTATCTTTAA
- the pstC gene encoding phosphate ABC transporter permease subunit PstC, producing the protein MRGANYLNDGYDRSIEKQATDDIQEKIIATILFCCGLVSILTTVGIVVIIFQVAFEFFQEVSLAKFFLDTQWTPLFADRHFGVWPLINGTLLTTVIAMAVAIPLGLSSAIYLSEYAQPKVAAILRPAVELLAGVPTVVYGYFALLFVTPFLRSFLPLEIFNALSAGLMMGVMITPTVGSISLDAIQAVPGALREGAYALGLTKLESIFRILLPAALSGITASIILGISRAVGETMTVVIAAGQQPKLTVNLFESVETMTAYMAQISGGDSPRGSLNYKTLYAVGAVLFLITLALNIASNWITKRFKEKYD; encoded by the coding sequence ATGCGGGGCGCAAATTATTTGAATGACGGTTACGATCGCTCAATTGAAAAACAAGCAACTGACGACATTCAAGAAAAAATTATTGCAACAATTTTATTTTGTTGCGGATTAGTCTCAATTCTTACGACTGTAGGGATTGTCGTCATTATCTTTCAAGTAGCGTTTGAATTTTTCCAAGAAGTCTCCTTAGCTAAGTTTTTCTTAGATACGCAATGGACACCGCTATTTGCAGATAGACATTTTGGGGTGTGGCCATTAATTAATGGAACTTTACTCACTACGGTGATTGCAATGGCTGTTGCAATTCCGTTGGGTTTATCTTCTGCTATTTATTTGAGTGAATATGCTCAACCAAAAGTAGCAGCCATTTTACGTCCTGCGGTAGAACTGCTAGCAGGGGTACCTACAGTAGTGTATGGTTATTTTGCTCTGCTATTTGTGACTCCCTTTTTACGAAGTTTTCTCCCATTAGAAATCTTTAATGCCTTAAGTGCCGGTTTAATGATGGGAGTCATGATTACCCCTACCGTTGGTTCTATTAGTTTAGATGCCATACAAGCTGTTCCTGGTGCTTTGCGAGAAGGTGCATATGCATTGGGACTAACAAAACTCGAATCCATATTCAGAATTCTCCTACCTGCTGCTCTTTCGGGGATTACCGCTTCAATTATTCTGGGAATTTCTCGCGCTGTAGGTGAAACAATGACTGTTGTGATTGCTGCAGGACAACAACCAAAATTAACTGTTAACCTCTTTGAGTCAGTAGAAACTATGACAGCTTACATGGCTCAAATTTCTGGAGGAGACAGTCCTCGTGGCAGTTTGAATTACAAGACTTTATACGCTGTTGGAGCCGTTTTGTTTTTGATAACGCTGGCTCTAAATATTGCAAGTAACTGGATTACAAAACGCTTTAAGGAGAAATACGATTAA
- the pstA gene encoding phosphate ABC transporter permease PstA: MANSIHPENFQQKADDFTDNIDRRETVGKVFEILFLLGLLVGLFVLALLIFDICSDGLARFLTPGFITETPSRFPDRGGILPAVVSSLLLGLIVILVSVPVGVGAALYLEEYAPKTWWTDIIEVNISNLAGVPSIVYGLLGLGVFNYLLGFGPALISGALTLSLLSLPVIIVTSREAIRAVPDSLRNASYGLGVTKWQTISNHVIPYAVPGILTGVIISVSRAIGDAASLIVVGAVSFLTFSPGLFQRFMALPIQIYSYITRPEPGFSNAAAATIIALMLVILILNGAAIYIRQKYSLLR; the protein is encoded by the coding sequence ATGGCTAATTCAATTCATCCAGAGAATTTTCAGCAAAAAGCAGACGACTTTACCGACAACATAGACCGTAGAGAAACAGTAGGCAAAGTCTTTGAAATCCTATTTTTGCTTGGGTTACTCGTTGGTTTGTTTGTCCTTGCTCTCCTGATATTTGATATCTGTAGCGACGGATTGGCAAGATTTTTAACACCAGGTTTTATTACAGAAACACCTTCGAGGTTTCCCGATCGCGGTGGTATTCTTCCTGCAGTTGTCAGCAGTCTTTTGCTGGGTCTGATAGTAATTTTAGTTTCTGTACCTGTAGGAGTAGGAGCCGCTTTGTATCTTGAAGAATATGCACCAAAAACTTGGTGGACGGATATAATCGAGGTCAATATTAGTAATCTGGCTGGCGTTCCTTCGATTGTTTACGGATTGCTAGGATTGGGTGTTTTCAATTATCTTTTAGGCTTTGGTCCTGCATTAATTTCTGGAGCGCTAACTTTATCTTTGCTGTCTCTACCAGTCATTATTGTGACTTCTAGAGAAGCGATTCGTGCGGTTCCCGATTCTCTCAGAAATGCTTCTTATGGTTTGGGCGTCACCAAGTGGCAAACCATTAGCAATCATGTCATACCGTATGCTGTTCCAGGAATTCTAACGGGTGTAATTATTTCAGTCTCCCGTGCTATTGGTGATGCTGCATCTCTGATTGTGGTTGGAGCCGTTAGTTTCTTGACCTTTAGCCCTGGTTTGTTCCAAAGATTTATGGCATTGCCCATCCAAATTTACTCCTACATTACTCGTCCAGAACCAGGTTTTTCTAACGCAGCCGCAGCAACTATTATTGCTTTAATGCTCGTTATTTTAATTCTCAATGGCGCGGCAATCTACATCCGACAAAAATACTCGCTATTGCGATGA
- the pstB gene encoding phosphate ABC transporter ATP-binding protein PstB, with protein MTYNNARNRPNSATQSRQDNSVFDVEGVRVFYSGFMALQEVYMNIPERQIIAFIGPSGCGKSTLLRCFNRMNDLIPGAEVKGKLHYRNKNIYDTSINSVKLRRQVGMVFQRPNPFPKSIYENIAFAPRTNGYKGNLDELVEQSLRQAALWDEVKDKLKSKGTALSGGQQQRLCIARAIAMKPDVLLMDEPCSALDPISTRQVEELCLELKEQYTIIMVTHNMQQASRVADWTAFFNTEVDEHNKRRGKLVEFSPTEQMFDAPSTKEAAEYISGRFG; from the coding sequence ATGACCTACAACAACGCAAGAAACAGACCAAACAGCGCAACACAATCCCGACAAGATAATTCAGTTTTTGATGTCGAAGGTGTGAGAGTTTTCTACAGTGGATTTATGGCACTTCAGGAAGTTTATATGAATATTCCTGAAAGGCAAATCATAGCCTTTATCGGTCCTTCTGGTTGCGGTAAAAGTACTTTGTTGCGCTGCTTTAACCGGATGAACGATTTGATCCCTGGTGCAGAGGTTAAGGGAAAACTCCATTACCGCAACAAAAATATTTACGACACAAGTATTAATTCTGTCAAATTACGCCGACAAGTGGGTATGGTTTTTCAAAGACCAAATCCTTTTCCCAAATCCATATACGAAAATATTGCCTTTGCACCGCGTACAAATGGATACAAGGGCAATTTGGATGAACTGGTAGAGCAGTCATTGCGTCAAGCGGCTCTATGGGATGAAGTCAAAGACAAACTGAAATCCAAGGGGACAGCGTTATCAGGAGGACAACAGCAACGTCTTTGTATTGCACGGGCGATCGCAATGAAACCCGACGTGCTGTTGATGGATGAACCCTGTTCTGCTTTAGATCCCATCTCTACCCGTCAAGTTGAAGAACTTTGCCTTGAACTTAAAGAACAGTACACCATTATTATGGTGACTCACAATATGCAGCAAGCTTCACGAGTCGCTGACTGGACAGCTTTCTTCAACACCGAAGTGGACGAACACAACAAACGTAGGGGAAAATTAGTTGAGTTCAGCCCTACGGAACAAATGTTTGATGCTCCTTCAACTAAGGAAGCCGCAGAGTACATCAGCGGACGTTTCGGCTAA
- a CDS encoding pirin family protein encodes MSTISQLLKPHIMDLGGFKARRSLPHEHRQMVGPFIFFDHLGPAVFPPGKGVDVRPHPHINLATVTYLFEGVLLHRDSLGSVQEILPGAVNWMTAGRGIVHSERSPSTRDLEATLHAIQIWVALPDEHEETEPWFRHYPAEDLPVWSENGVTVTLIAGKACDRSSPVETFSPMFYLDVLLQPETQFVLPNECSERAVYSVTEGLSINGEPLEQHRLAVLESGESIKIASSTQARCIVIGGEPVGKRYKWWNFVSSSPERIEQAKRDWQEGRFGKVPDETEFIPLPGEVLETGKVQPNEVQPLS; translated from the coding sequence ATGTCTACTATCAGTCAACTCCTCAAGCCCCATATTATGGATTTAGGGGGCTTTAAGGCTCGGCGCAGTTTGCCTCACGAACATCGTCAGATGGTTGGTCCATTTATTTTTTTCGACCATCTCGGTCCGGCTGTTTTTCCACCAGGAAAAGGTGTCGATGTCAGACCGCATCCCCATATCAATTTGGCAACTGTAACTTACTTATTTGAAGGAGTGTTGCTGCATCGCGATAGTTTAGGCAGCGTTCAAGAAATTCTTCCCGGTGCAGTAAACTGGATGACGGCAGGACGCGGTATTGTTCACTCAGAAAGATCCCCAAGTACTCGCGATCTCGAAGCAACTCTACACGCTATTCAAATCTGGGTCGCCCTTCCTGATGAACATGAGGAAACGGAGCCTTGGTTTCGCCACTATCCGGCTGAGGATTTACCTGTTTGGAGTGAAAATGGGGTGACGGTGACACTGATTGCTGGGAAAGCGTGCGATCGCTCCTCTCCAGTGGAAACTTTCTCCCCGATGTTCTATTTAGACGTATTGCTACAGCCTGAAACGCAGTTTGTTCTGCCTAATGAGTGCAGTGAAAGAGCAGTTTACAGCGTTACTGAAGGTCTCAGCATCAACGGCGAACCTTTAGAACAACATAGATTAGCAGTTCTAGAGTCTGGTGAGTCCATTAAGATTGCCTCAAGCACTCAAGCCCGTTGTATTGTTATTGGTGGTGAACCTGTAGGTAAGCGATACAAGTGGTGGAACTTCGTTTCTAGCAGTCCGGAGCGAATTGAACAAGCAAAACGAGATTGGCAAGAAGGGCGTTTTGGCAAGGTTCCGGACGAAACAGAGTTTATTCCACTACCAGGGGAAGTCTTGGAAACAGGTAAAGTTCAACCTAATGAGGTGCAACCGTTGAGTTAG
- a CDS encoding DUF4351 domain-containing protein, protein MTEVRANYDKSWKEALNEYFENFLAFFFPAIHGAIDWTQPSESLDKELQNITAGAEIGDGVADKLYKVQLLDQKEAWILIHVEVQSDYDVNLEKRIYTYNYRAAELYDKFVVSLAVLGDTFPTWRPNRYAKSILDCSLSFTFPIVKLLDYEQSWAELELSDNPFAMITMAHLKTKATTSNLTQREEWKWQLIRELYERGFTKQQVVKLFDIIDTMMTLPEQLQKRFIARIDRLEEERKMALVSPSVQLARKEGREEGREEGREEGREEGEIIGQQKLIIRQLNRRLGEIETPLSEQIRQLPVQQLEELAEALLDFSTVADLEQWLSR, encoded by the coding sequence ATGACTGAAGTTCGAGCCAATTATGATAAATCTTGGAAAGAAGCTTTAAACGAATATTTTGAAAACTTCTTAGCCTTCTTCTTTCCTGCCATACACGGAGCTATTGATTGGACGCAACCCTCGGAATCACTTGATAAAGAACTTCAAAATATTACGGCTGGAGCAGAAATTGGAGATGGCGTGGCTGATAAACTTTATAAAGTTCAGTTGTTAGACCAAAAAGAAGCTTGGATTTTAATCCATGTAGAGGTGCAAAGTGATTATGATGTGAACTTGGAAAAGCGGATCTACACTTATAATTATCGCGCTGCTGAACTCTACGATAAATTTGTTGTGAGTTTAGCAGTTTTAGGTGACACTTTTCCTACATGGCGACCTAACCGTTATGCAAAATCTATTTTAGATTGCTCATTGAGTTTCACATTTCCAATTGTCAAGCTGCTGGACTACGAACAGAGTTGGGCTGAGTTAGAATTAAGTGATAATCCCTTTGCCATGATAACGATGGCGCATCTGAAAACTAAAGCAACAACGAGTAATTTGACTCAACGGGAAGAATGGAAATGGCAGTTAATTCGGGAACTGTACGAGCGGGGTTTCACAAAACAGCAAGTGGTGAAACTTTTTGATATCATTGATACAATGATGACGCTGCCGGAACAGCTACAAAAAAGATTCATTGCTAGAATCGATCGTTTGGAGGAGGAAAGAAAGATGGCTTTGGTTAGTCCAAGCGTACAACTTGCTAGAAAAGAAGGTCGCGAAGAAGGTCGCGAAGAAGGTCGCGAAGAAGGTCGCGAAGAAGGTGAAATCATAGGTCAGCAGAAACTCATTATACGACAACTCAATCGTCGTCTTGGTGAAATTGAAACTCCATTAAGCGAGCAAATTCGTCAATTACCCGTTCAACAGTTGGAAGAATTAGCAGAAGCATTGCTAGATTTTTCCACTGTAGCCGATCTAGAACAATGGTTATCAAGATAG
- a CDS encoding NAD(P)/FAD-dependent oxidoreductase yields the protein MVTGLADVSSFDVIVVGSGPGGSAAAIWCAQKGLQVALIEAKPFPRSHPGETLHPGIEPLLQQLGAAESVLAAGFVRHSGNWVQWDAERQFIPFGEDESGAWLGFQAWRADFDSILLERAKAVGVTVMQPCRASQVLVEGGRVVGVETSQGTLRASKVIDAGGNHHWLARQLGLKIHQHSPRLIAYYGYATGDFPKRDDAPAIVADSDGWTWTARVRSGFYQWTRLSLSGEKLKKDWLPEEFRDLKIHEKMHAADVTWRIVSQPAGLGYFIVGDAAAVLDPASSHGVLKAIMSGMWTGHLITAQISDNLSETQAIQEYSQWLEHWFRHDVDKLREMYAKLPK from the coding sequence ATGGTAACTGGTCTAGCAGACGTGTCTAGTTTTGATGTAATTGTAGTGGGCAGTGGACCGGGTGGTTCTGCTGCCGCTATTTGGTGCGCTCAAAAGGGCTTACAGGTTGCCCTCATTGAAGCTAAACCATTTCCGCGATCGCATCCAGGTGAAACACTGCACCCCGGTATTGAACCACTGCTCCAGCAGTTGGGTGCTGCTGAGTCAGTCTTAGCTGCTGGTTTTGTACGCCACAGTGGCAACTGGGTGCAGTGGGATGCAGAACGCCAGTTTATTCCTTTTGGCGAAGATGAATCGGGAGCATGGTTGGGATTTCAAGCGTGGAGAGCCGATTTTGATAGCATTTTGCTCGAGCGGGCAAAAGCTGTCGGTGTCACTGTTATGCAACCCTGTCGCGCCTCTCAGGTGCTTGTGGAAGGGGGTAGAGTTGTTGGTGTTGAAACATCTCAAGGAACTTTGAGAGCATCTAAAGTAATTGATGCTGGTGGCAATCATCATTGGTTGGCCCGACAATTGGGATTGAAAATTCACCAACACTCTCCTCGCCTCATTGCTTATTACGGTTATGCCACGGGAGATTTTCCCAAACGAGATGATGCTCCTGCGATCGTAGCTGATTCTGATGGCTGGACGTGGACGGCGAGAGTGCGATCGGGTTTCTACCAATGGACGCGGTTGTCGTTAAGTGGTGAGAAACTTAAAAAAGATTGGTTGCCAGAAGAGTTTCGGGATCTCAAAATACATGAGAAAATGCACGCAGCTGATGTGACTTGGCGGATTGTCTCCCAACCAGCTGGGCTTGGCTACTTTATAGTTGGGGATGCAGCTGCGGTTCTCGATCCTGCATCCAGTCATGGGGTGTTGAAAGCCATCATGTCTGGTATGTGGACTGGGCATTTAATTACCGCACAGATATCGGATAATCTTAGCGAGACTCAAGCAATTCAGGAGTACTCTCAATGGCTCGAACATTGGTTTCGCCATGATGTAGATAAGCTCAGAGAAATGTATGCTAAGTTACCTAAGTAA
- a CDS encoding 1,2-dihydroxy-3-keto-5-methylthiopentene dioxygenase, with protein sequence MAILRLEDGTQYTDLSNITQKLTPLGIQLNRWSVGEDGQLHQLLAQDSLNEEEKEQVLTSLDRYFKQLQQTAGYQTRDLIVLHPGIPNLDTMLSKFDKIHTHAEDEVRYIIDGEGIFGFVRPDGTQVELTVQPEEYINVPAGTEHWFYLTPTRRIKAVRYFTGTEGWTPEYTGTEIRTNKVAA encoded by the coding sequence ATGGCAATTCTACGACTGGAAGATGGAACGCAATACACAGATTTAAGCAATATTACTCAAAAACTTACACCTTTGGGTATTCAACTCAATCGCTGGTCAGTAGGAGAGGATGGACAGTTGCACCAACTGCTAGCACAAGATAGCCTGAACGAAGAAGAAAAAGAACAAGTCTTAACATCTTTAGATAGGTACTTCAAGCAACTACAGCAGACAGCAGGTTACCAAACACGCGACTTAATAGTTTTGCATCCTGGAATTCCAAACCTGGATACAATGCTGTCCAAGTTTGACAAGATACATACTCATGCAGAAGACGAAGTACGATACATTATTGATGGAGAGGGCATTTTTGGCTTTGTACGGCCAGATGGTACACAGGTAGAACTGACAGTACAACCAGAAGAGTATATTAACGTACCAGCAGGAACCGAACATTGGTTTTATCTGACTCCAACAAGACGGATAAAAGCAGTGCGTTATTTTACTGGGACAGAAGGTTGGACACCCGAGTATACAGGTACAGAGATTCGTACTAATAAAGTAGCAGCTTAA
- the mtnB gene encoding methylthioribulose 1-phosphate dehydratase, which produces MTTQSLTDPLLAEIIATARHFYYQGWMVGTAGNLSVRLPNGGFWITASGRSKGELCKSDFVRIGPQGKVEHTSPGLKPSAETAIHQVIYKLFPEATSCYHVHSVEANLVSRFVQGDSLPLPPLEMLKGLGVWEENPKCSLPIFTNHLQVPRIATEIEERFTKALPEVPALLIRDHGITVWATSLESARNYIELVEYIFRYLVAARCAGI; this is translated from the coding sequence ATGACGACTCAATCTTTGACCGATCCACTTCTTGCTGAAATTATTGCGACTGCTCGTCATTTTTACTATCAAGGATGGATGGTGGGAACTGCAGGTAATCTTTCAGTGCGATTACCTAATGGCGGTTTTTGGATTACAGCTAGTGGACGTTCTAAAGGAGAATTATGCAAGAGTGATTTTGTTCGGATCGGTCCACAAGGTAAAGTGGAACACACCTCTCCTGGTTTAAAGCCTTCAGCAGAGACAGCAATTCATCAAGTTATCTATAAGCTGTTTCCCGAAGCAACTAGTTGCTATCACGTCCACTCAGTTGAAGCCAATTTGGTTTCTCGCTTTGTACAAGGAGATAGCCTACCCCTTCCACCATTAGAAATGCTCAAAGGTTTGGGAGTGTGGGAAGAAAACCCCAAATGCAGCCTCCCCATATTTACCAATCACTTACAAGTTCCTAGGATTGCCACTGAAATTGAAGAACGGTTTACAAAGGCTCTTCCTGAAGTCCCAGCCTTGCTCATTCGAGATCATGGAATTACTGTTTGGGCAACTTCTCTGGAAAGTGCCCGCAATTACATTGAGTTAGTTGAGTATATTTTTCGCTATTTAGTAGCAGCAAGGTGTGCGGGAATTTAA
- a CDS encoding type II toxin-antitoxin system VapC family toxin — MMEGDTVTIGEEQTRQFGLSLGNRSCLALAIARNIHVITADTAWTS; from the coding sequence ATGATGGAAGGCGATACTGTCACTATAGGTGAAGAACAAACAAGACAGTTCGGGCTTTCCTTGGGAAACCGTTCCTGTCTTGCTTTAGCAATAGCGAGGAATATTCACGTTATCACTGCTGATACTGCTTGGACAAGTTGA